Genomic segment of Dromiciops gliroides isolate mDroGli1 chromosome 3, mDroGli1.pri, whole genome shotgun sequence:
GCACTTTTTGGCATAATATGTGTCTATTAATATTCTGGTTCACATttgattttcttaatttttttgcaaTTCAGTAGCACTGTGGTGAATTTTAAATCAGTCTATTACTTCGATTTAGCTCTTTCTAAATTAAATGTGCCTCCTGTTGTAGATTCTACCTTTTTACCCATTTTATTGCTTTTGTAACTCTTTTGTGTTTCATTGGGGAGCTTGGCATATTTGCTTTATAACTGTTAGGATCGTCTGGATTCCCTTAGTTATTCAATCTGAAgcaaaaacacatttgaaatttTATCATTTTGTCAATTCTGCCGAATTGTCTTTGACAAACTGGAAATATAGTGTCTATATTCCTTTCTAAGTTGTCTCAGATAACAGAAATTTTGAGATTGTTATGCCATAGTTTATTCCAAGATCTGTGACCTGGGTCtctttgtttttcaattgtttagataATCTGAATTGTATTGTGTGTACTTCTACTTTTCACAGTAATAAATCTATTTACtgcttttatgaatttttttccttgtattttttataataaccatttttccccaaaattatttccttttttttggactCTTAACACTCACTGAATTTCCCTATGTGAtgctgacttccttcaagttcttgGAGAAGCAGCCAAccttcttcattctcttctcagCTGTTTGTGTCTTTTCAGACTTCAATACCTTTCCTCAATTTGCAGTCTCACTCTGGAATATCCATCCACTCCTATAGTCTTCCCAACCTAGAACATCCCTCTGCTATGCAGACCCTCTTCACTCATTCTTGGCTTCCTCCAGGACTTCTATTTTGGGGAGGGGTCCAGACTAGTCAAACTTTATTCTACCCCTCAGATTTTAACACATTTCCACTGAGTTGGGTATCTTCATATATCCCCTAATCCCCACCTcccatcctttccagctctattttGTGTGTTGTTCTTCTTggttagactataagctccttgaaggcagggactgtgtgtTCGAATTTAGTGTAAAGCTATTTTTATTAGGCTAAATTTGACCAAAGTAAAGAGAATCACAGCCATAGCATTAAATTTCTATGCAAGCTATCAAAGAccactttttaaaagaacaaacagAATCATAAACACCTATGTATGatgttattttgaatttttttaaactcagacattttaaaagacaaaggaTGCATCAAGAACCACTTGAAGTCATTCTGTCTGGCATTTCAAGCTTTATGGTATCATAACTTTGAAAACTGAAGAAGCACAGTACAGAGAAAGAATCACTATTGCCAGGTATATCCTAAAAAGTCAGTTGTGAATAGACTCACTTGTTTCATTTTCCACATGTCAAAAGTTGTGGTTACATAGTCACCAATTGCTGTAAAGAGGTCTAAATTTTGGTACTGGAGTTTCCTACAGGATTGCAGTATGTTCATTAACATCCAAAAAGGACATCCATGGATATTAGCTgtcaaaaagaggttaagaaagaaagaaaaaagactcaGTTTGATTACAGAATTCAAGTGTTAgtgaaatgcataaataaaaataaagaaaataaataataaataaataaataaacctccAAACCAGTGAAATTTGCCATCAACATTGCAATTATTTATGAATATAACAAGGAACACCTCCAAACACTCCTCAGGAGttcaaacaaaaaaccctgaactTAAAACAGGCATCATTTAAGGGACAATGAATGGGAAAACCTTCAGAAAATATCCACTTACCAACAACCATTTTACTGCATTCATTCAGGAGAATCAAAGAACGGTGGTTCAAAGCAGCCAGGGCACCAAACATATACTGGCTATTTACATGAgaaaatttatttaattctttcaaGGCTTTtagctgaaagaaagaaaagttgaattcctatatttatataaaataaaagtaataacaaaaaccTTAATTCTCTTACCCCAAGAAACAGTGAAAAAGGAGTTTGAATAAGATGACTGCAATCCCTATTCAATACATACTGGTTGTTGTGTCAATGAAGACACCAGGGCTAATCCCCACAAGATCTCATTATTCTGGTGAAGTCATTTCTACTCAACTTAACTGTAAATTGATATAAAAGGAATAACACTATGAAGGACCACTGAGCAGAATAAAGAGCTCTCACTTCTGCTACACATGTTCATGTATGTTTGAAGTCCCTAAGTAACTAGCTACCCAGAGCTCTAGCAAAGCTTGATCTTAGCAGTCTGGACAGGGAGTAGACTAAGCATTACAAGAAATTCATTCCTTTAGAAGAGCAGAGAAAGGATCTTATTATCAACATTCCTTGTGGGACATAATATCTGATTTTATCATTTACCAAGTGAGTTACTTACTGTTCAGAAAAGAATTGATTAAGTTAGTCACAAGCACCTTTCTTTCCAAATACCCAATAGTAACAAATCAAATTTAgctgctttttcttcctttacctccattttctttttaagaggGTATGGGGCATCTTTTCCAATACATTTCATCATAGTTTGTAGAGTAAGGATGTGTTCTATTGTCCAAATTTGCTTATCAACTAATAGcctattatgaaagaaaataaatcttagaattacagaattttagaaatggtaatcatcctttaaaaaaatcattatttctcctctcatctttcattttacagttaataaAAACTAGGCCCTCAGAAGTAAGTTAAATCACCTTTGTGGTACCAAGGTTAATGACAGACATGGAACAAGAATCAATGTCTCCCTGTTAGCCACATTCTCATATGGCATCCACCTAGATGAAACATCACTGTGATTGGCCTGACAGTGGCTCAGTAAAATatcatactttatatatatacatattagtagattatttagaatttaatttgacTATCAACATTACCACTTCCTTTTAACAGTGATTCTAATGTAAATAATGactattttaaagttttcaaccCAGTTTTTTCTGTTCCAGGATCAAGATGTTAAACTGGGTTGAAAATAGTgcttatggggggcagctaggtggtgcagtggataaagcatgggccctggattcaggaagagctgagttcaaatctggcctcagacacttgacacttactaagctttgtgaccctgggcaagtcacttaaccttcactgccacacaaaaacaaacaaataaaaaaattgtaCTTATGAATACATGCATTCCAAATGCAAGAGGTTTCTTgatggcacagtgcctgatacacaggGTCTACTTAATAAGTATGCACTGAACTCAATTAATTGAAGTGAAAGAAATATAATTCCTTGAACAGAAAACTCCAGAGATGTCTCCTTACCGCAATGCTGCACGAAGGGCATCCACATTTTTGCTCTCCTCCATGGTTTCTAAGGTACGTGACAAAACTGAAAGACTCGTCTCATCACATTCATTGATACGTTCCTATCAAAATATATTGACATAAAAAGATTATGGCTAAAGGCCCTTCATCTTACCCCAACTTATGTACTGAATCAATATTTTCATGTAATAGGTTAATTATGAATAGCAAAAATGTATCCATCATCTTCAGGGAATGACATATTTCTCATAAATTTCATAAAAGAATTTTCTAGGTAAGTGAAGCTTACCCCTTTTTAATTGCTAAagctttttaagaaaatatttttattttgtgaatttattttatatttcttttgtttcttaaataGATTAGAATTAGtatcttttaacttttttcttgatAACAGATCACAATATAAAGATTAATGACTGAGAGATCAGAACACAATCACAGATAAACacaatgacacacacacacacacacacacacacacacacacacacacacacacacacacacacacactgctaaaGCATCAGGCTTCTGTCAACTCCAGTTTTCCAAAGCTATATTTAAGCTGGAATTAACAGAAGTCTGATGAACTAATAGTGATAGTGTTAGATTAATGGACACATTCCTATATTCACACATAATGGACACATTCCTATGTTCACACATTCCGAAAATCTTTTAGCTTCAGTAATAATGGTATGCCTTTGCAGAATGTACATAACAACTCATATTCACTGTTCATCGAAATGATAATTACCTCAAATTAGAAAACTGCTTAACATTAGTAATCTAATATGTTCTAATAGTAAAtctcatacacacactcacacacacacacacacacacatacatataccagcAATCAGGCAGAAAAGATATATATgcagaagaaagataaaaagcaCTAAAGGTCACAAGAAGGAGAAGACATACACATATCAATAGAATATTGTGGAAGAGACTAAAGTACTACAAGTACCTGGGGGACAGAGCAATAGTAATACCTTTCCAAGGGGCCTAATGGACCAATCTTGTTGGAGTATATTTGGGGGTCCTGGCAGGGTATAAGATGAAAGAGAGCTTTTTTTTGTGATTTAACTCttcaagaagagagtgagaacaAGAGAACCAGAGAGATAAGAAAAAACATGTTGGGGTGGGAGATCTGCCAAGATGAAAAGAAGTACCTTCAGAGCTCCTCTCCATTCCACAAAGGAAAAATATCTAATACAAAATCCTCCATTCCCAAACAAGCAGCAGCaggaacatgaagaaaaaaacaacactaaaaacaaaacagaaaacctaacaatgacaacaaaagtcTTTAACTCACTGGAATACGTGTCTGTatgtctacattttttttttcccaaaatgaaGAATACATGGATCACACTGGCACACCATACTTTCCCATACAGAGAAGGCACAGTCTCAAAGTTTGATGGGACCCTCATGGCCGTAGACTACAACAGCTTTAAAACCAGCCAGACTTTAAAATTTGTAGCTAGAAAGCACAATCTTGAGGGATCATTCTCAGGACacgtttttgtttaaaaaaaaaaaagttcattatgCTTATATGAACAAAAAACCTAATTGAAGGAAGTCTAATTCCAGCCCAAGCTAGAATTGCAGAGCTACCAAGAGGCAGAACTAAACATCTTGTTTAGGAACTCTTTatgtaattttattgtttttttttttaaatgaggcaattggggttaagtgacttgcccacggtcacacagctagtaagtgttaagtgtctgaagccagatttgaactcagggactcctgactccagggccagtgctctatccactgcgccatctagctgccccttctttatgtaattttaaaatttacaaccTACATATTATTATAACCCCATCCTGATGCTCCCTCAAGAATCCAGGGTACTATTTTGGTATGAAAAAGTTTTAAGGAAGGATCAAATAACCACCATTTGTTCAAAAGAATTTCATTAAGGTTTCCATAGTTTTAATAATTATAGTTTTtattatctatatctgtatcttcAAAGAAAGCCTTCTGTTAAACTAAAACCTAGATATTCAAGTTCTGGGCACCAATCAATAGACTTTTCATCTGCATCAAATAAAActttaagttactttcccaaaaCCATCACTTGAGTTTTTGAATAATGGAGTTTCCTCTCATTCTGACAGTTTAGCTCACAACATCTAATTTTAATCAGCAATCCTTTCTTTGCTCTATGTCTAGACTGCATTTCAGTAACCTGATAAGGAAAACCATCTCTAAGGATTATGGTGCGATCCATGAcaaggtttgggtttttgtgtgtgtgctttttcTAACGAGTCTAAattatctttaggataaaatatgcTCTTCTCGGTTTAGtttttgaagcccttcacaatttcATACCAATTTATCTTTCCAGTCCCATGATACActactctctttctccctttctctctgttccatACAACACTACACCATTTGTTCTCACACCTCTTATCCCCAGAATGTACTCACTCCTCACCTCTGCATACCGGAACCCCACTCTTCCTCACACACAACTCAAgtaccactttctacatgaagtccTTCCTGGTCCCCTCCTACcacttagtgccttcccttccaaATTACCTTGGAGtgaactactttgtatttattctctacgtatttatatatgtacttgttgtcAGGCTCCTTAGAATGTGAGCATTCTTCTAAGTAAGGATTGTTTCAgtcattatatttgtatcctaAGCATCTAATAGTGCCTGACATGTATTAGAAACTTAATAATTGTTGATTCATCTACTGAGCAATATTCCTTTTCATGCATTCCTACCTTGTAATTGCACTACCCTGTTCTGCCTACCTTTCTCCCCTTGCTTTCTATATTGCTACTTAAAACagggtaaggaaaaaaaaaaacctgttatgAGGTTTTATCAGTGGAGATAGGCATGTTTAATAGTCAAGATAttacttcactaaaaaaaaaaaaagttctgtaaTACAGGATTAGAGATCATCATTGCATCATATATCATCTGTGTTAGTGTAAAAGATAGTAACATTCCACTGTCCAGAGGACCTTTCCCAAAAatactgagggggaaaaaagattcacTTGCTAGGGTACACATGTAAGGATTTCACTTCTTCTGTTTATCTTACCTGTACGACCCTCAGCAAGACCTGAACTAGATAAATGTTCTGAGGGATTCCAATCCTGATCACAGCATACAGAGTGAACATCAACTGTTGAAGCCTTACAATCTTGGCTTCTTTCATTACGTGGTCACAGAGCTGCTTAAAAGCAGGATGTTCATAAAGCAACTGTCTTTCAACGCGCTTCTGGTCTTCAGACATATTTTTAGCAATTTTCCACATAGTTATGAAATAGTTACAGCAGGAAAACCTAGGATACTTTGAAAACACATCTAATACATCACTCATGGAATTACACTGTTGAATGAGGTCCCTCTGTTTGCCAAAGTCTAACTGCTTTTCCTTTGGAGAGAGATCATGTTCAACAGAGTCCGTTATTTTCTTCAGCCCATCTTCAGCAAGTTGAGGTGTTGTGTTTGACATGAGAAAGCATTGTGAGTCAAAAGACAGTGGTCTAGGGTTTAGGAGTTTGCCAACTGAAGTTGATGTTAATGTACTTAGGCTTCTTTTTTGGATTTCATTGCCTTCCAACTGAAAAGCTAACACACCTTGACAGAAATTTCTAACAGATGACTGAGGTTTCTGAAGAGAGTTACTTTGATACGTAATTTTTGATTTATGAAGCTTCAAAGGGTCTACTTTCATCAATCTTCTAATGCTTGTGGAACCAAATGGACAAATGTTTAGTTTCAATTGTCTGAAGTTCCATAAAAAGGAACTTGTTTTgttattcattttgttattgcTTTAAGATTCCTGAAAATTCATCAACAGCCATAACTTCTACCAGGCAAACCAGAAGAAGTCCATTATTTTccctctaaaaaataaaataggataaaTTAgcaaagttttcaaagaaatacaCAGACACAAAATATGTCAATCAGGCTAAGATAAACCTAGGATATACTCTTCAATTATTAAAGACTTCCATTAAAAGAATCCAGAGAATCCAATACTACATCTAGATACTTGTACGTGCCTTGAATATAAGCATTcttctgttttaaaatattttagtattatttttaaaaacctgctaTTCCAACAGTTCAATTACTTTACCTATAGGGACAGCAATTTCTCCTGTCATGGTAGACTATCTTCAGGGGTtgctgtgtggttttttttgtttgtttttttttaaaaggtattcacTAGTAGGCAGCCTTCTGGTAATAATAAGCCTTTCTTAACTTTATTAGAAGAGACATCCCTTGGATAAACACAAAATCCATCCctaggtttttattttatatattcctaTCTTGATAAGATAGCTAAAGCTTTGCAGTCTTCATGAACATAAGATCATTTCCATGCCAACATATGGTATGAGAACAGGTCTTCAAATAAGGAAAAACTGAACTTTTAACAGGAAACTCTATTAAGTGAGAATTCCTctgagaaataaacattttaatagtAAATTTGAactattttctttaattaaaaacaaagtataaaGACAACTAGCTAGTTCATGTATAGCAGACAACCTGATAAACTACTGAAAGAAATTCATCAAAAACTAGgaacataagatttagagctactAGAGACTGTAGGATCTATCTTGTCCAAGCCCTTCCTTCTGC
This window contains:
- the FASTKD2 gene encoding FAST kinase domain-containing protein 2, mitochondrial, which encodes MNNKTSSFLWNFRQLKLNICPFGSTSIRRLMKVDPLKLHKSKITYQSNSLQKPQSSVRNFCQGVLAFQLEGNEIQKRSLSTLTSTSVGKLLNPRPLSFDSQCFLMSNTTPQLAEDGLKKITDSVEHDLSPKEKQLDFGKQRDLIQQCNSMSDVLDVFSKYPRFSCCNYFITMWKIAKNMSEDQKRVERQLLYEHPAFKQLCDHVMKEAKIVRLQQLMFTLYAVIRIGIPQNIYLVQVLLRVVQERINECDETSLSVLSRTLETMEESKNVDALRAALRLLVDKQIWTIEHILTLQTMMKCIGKDAPYPLKKKMELKALKELNKFSHVNSQYMFGALAALNHRSLILLNECSKMVVANIHGCPFWMLMNILQSCRKLQYQNLDLFTAIGDYVTTTFDMWKMKQVLAFLFAFETLRFRHIGLMNMFLKRVLDESQSLNQKEILCILHIYSSLNHFHECKNQEFLEVITSALNTYLPKISSLNLLKAVYCFCLLKHFPQDPFNQLLQENIINELLMSGNESSKAENMLHQVNACLEFEDTSVLQSIPITLKECSSDSFFSNVEVEDVLLNLFENKRLFLKNVQLPHNYFVDFELRMDSKRSQVFPVSEADVFVAKPDILRVALLCVPRSAFCFGTTHPRGGLGMKMRHLKALGFHVILVHTWEIKRLDMNPAVTFLKTQIFSQEAFPTATEFAA